A genomic region of Prosthecobacter algae contains the following coding sequences:
- a CDS encoding ATP-binding protein, producing MTAMTATPPVKPKNESALEKLDRLLQKIAERTSEFEKQLDAEPQTLHCGMHGPDQRRLDRDASIQAARPVYTCPGCEQAKFEQRYLQRMEEAEIPADVRHATLENFRTDLPGVMPGRGHHTPVQFLEAARQFATGSLRNLIIAGTPGIGKGHLAAALARHEILLGRRVRWIECARLFANFHRAYQTETGDALLTRYAAPSLLILDEVCLRDLPADGEEILFAILDRRHKAGRRSILLGNKPAQETRHWLGDRISDRLRSGGVTFCYGEWPSARGSTNDGAEF from the coding sequence ATGACCGCCATGACTGCCACGCCGCCTGTGAAACCCAAGAACGAGTCCGCCCTCGAAAAGCTGGACCGCCTGCTCCAGAAAATCGCCGAGCGCACCAGCGAGTTCGAGAAGCAGCTCGATGCCGAGCCACAGACCCTGCACTGCGGCATGCATGGCCCCGACCAGCGGCGGCTGGATCGCGATGCCTCCATCCAGGCCGCGCGGCCCGTTTACACCTGCCCCGGCTGCGAGCAGGCGAAGTTTGAGCAACGCTACCTCCAGCGCATGGAGGAGGCAGAAATCCCCGCCGATGTGCGCCATGCCACCCTGGAAAACTTCCGCACCGATCTCCCCGGCGTGATGCCAGGCCGTGGCCACCACACGCCCGTGCAGTTCCTGGAGGCCGCACGCCAGTTTGCCACCGGCAGCCTGCGCAACCTCATCATCGCAGGCACCCCCGGCATCGGCAAAGGCCACCTCGCCGCCGCCCTGGCCCGGCATGAAATTCTGCTGGGCCGCCGCGTGCGCTGGATCGAGTGCGCGCGCCTCTTTGCCAATTTCCACCGCGCCTACCAGACCGAGACTGGCGACGCCCTGCTCACGCGATACGCCGCGCCCTCCCTGCTGATCCTCGATGAAGTCTGCCTGCGCGATCTCCCTGCCGATGGTGAAGAGATCCTCTTTGCCATCCTCGACCGCCGCCACAAGGCCGGACGCCGCAGCATCCTACTGGGCAACAAGCCCGCCCAGGAAACTCGCCACTGGCTGGGCGACCGCATCAGCGACCGCCTCCGCTCCGGCGGCGTTACTTTTTGTTATGGCGAATGGCCCAGCGCCCGCGGCTCCACCAACGATGGGGCTGAGTTTTGA
- a CDS encoding L,D-transpeptidase family protein codes for MTFPRLLSACLLLLPLLSVSCSTQPYYGGQPAYGGQPSYGQNLFRYGQQGVNVAKKLPSRVMGLFRSDSSFWYADGMQGRPSIRIVLGEQMVYLYKGGHLAGGSPISSGSEGYDTRPGRYRVIEKDIDHKSSIYGDYEDMYGNVVMTNIDNRKDRRPPGTRFEGAKMYYFMRIYGGVGMHQGYLPGYPASHGCIRLPGHMAEKFFLACPMGTPVTVVP; via the coding sequence ATGACCTTCCCCCGCCTACTTTCCGCCTGCCTGCTCCTCCTGCCGCTGCTCAGCGTCAGTTGCTCCACCCAGCCCTATTATGGCGGGCAGCCCGCCTACGGGGGCCAGCCGTCCTATGGGCAGAACCTGTTTCGCTATGGGCAGCAGGGCGTGAATGTGGCCAAAAAACTGCCCTCCCGCGTGATGGGCCTGTTCCGCAGCGATAGCTCCTTTTGGTATGCCGATGGGATGCAGGGCCGCCCGTCCATCCGCATCGTCCTAGGCGAGCAGATGGTCTATCTCTACAAAGGCGGCCACCTCGCCGGCGGCTCTCCCATTTCCTCCGGCTCCGAAGGGTATGACACCCGCCCGGGCCGATACCGCGTGATCGAGAAGGACATCGACCACAAATCCTCCATCTACGGCGACTACGAGGACATGTACGGCAACGTGGTGATGACGAACATTGACAACCGCAAGGACCGCCGCCCACCCGGCACCCGTTTTGAAGGAGCGAAGATGTACTACTTCATGCGCATCTACGGCGGCGTGGGTATGCACCAGGGCTATCTCCCCGGCTACCCCGCCTCCCACGGCTGCATCCGCCTCCCCGGCCACATGGCCGAGAAATTCTTCCTCGCCTGCCCCATGGGCACGCCTGTGACCGTGGTGCCGTGA
- a CDS encoding acyloxyacyl hydrolase translates to MKRLLTLFAFFTTAVLAGEPAPLAPGLSPEVKPWQQNSIDLEVGYLWKVGGDTPLDYESAPVMLSWRPAYMMHHVFEDGSAIVVRSRFAAIGQAILQGPENHYFGFMAAPSLEYWDATGTWSVYGQLGGGLGWIDSQGVTGGQGQDLTYNWFAAAGVSYAVAQNVDLRLGAMFQHLSNQGATDPNPGLNSLGVTLGVTWSF, encoded by the coding sequence ATGAAGCGCCTCCTCACTCTTTTCGCCTTTTTTACCACTGCTGTCCTGGCCGGGGAACCTGCACCCCTGGCACCCGGCCTTTCGCCAGAGGTAAAACCCTGGCAGCAAAACAGCATCGACCTGGAAGTGGGCTACCTGTGGAAGGTGGGCGGTGACACGCCGCTGGACTATGAAAGCGCCCCGGTGATGCTGTCCTGGCGCCCGGCCTACATGATGCACCATGTTTTTGAAGACGGTTCTGCCATCGTCGTACGCAGCCGCTTTGCCGCCATCGGCCAGGCCATCCTCCAGGGTCCTGAAAATCACTACTTCGGCTTCATGGCCGCCCCGTCCCTGGAGTATTGGGATGCCACCGGCACCTGGTCCGTGTATGGCCAGCTCGGCGGTGGTCTGGGCTGGATTGATTCCCAGGGCGTGACCGGCGGCCAGGGCCAGGACCTGACCTACAATTGGTTCGCCGCCGCAGGCGTCTCCTACGCCGTGGCTCAAAATGTGGACCTGCGCCTGGGCGCGATGTTCCAGCACCTGTCCAACCAGGGTGCCACCGATCCGAATCCGGGGCTGAATTCCCTGGGTGTCACCCTGGGCGTTACCTGGAGTTTCTAA
- a CDS encoding class I adenylate-forming enzyme family protein — MFSIVEAIRQRATPQAVALVQKDRTLSYESLFQQCDALAAVIRQHLPRDPARADRLRIGVHFPSSLDYVPLALATLAAGACFVPIPDELADEEKRDLATRTGMDAVLVLETLAGWLPEGTQKLGDFSVAEQKVLIQRLPVATSSFPAAAFEGINPAFIRFSSGTTGKSKGVLLSHESLLERITAANEGLRIGPGDRVLWVLPMAHHFAVSIVLYLYHGATTIIEETHMGEDLLRAGAEQKATVMYGSPVHYRQLVEAPPVGEWTTLRLAVATAAALDAATAEKFRARFGRDLVQGLGIIELGLPVLNLTGAQEAPEAIGLPLSAYECLLKDDTGREPPAGEPGEICLRGKGMFDAYLDPWMPRAEALDAEGWFATGDLGRRDAAGRVTICGRRKTLINVGGMKVFPEEVERVLDCHPKVQRSLVEARLHPLYGEVPIVRYIASPEGAPTTMELRNHCRAHLAGYKIPLLFSAVPELPLTASGKLKRA, encoded by the coding sequence ATGTTCAGCATCGTCGAAGCCATCCGTCAGCGTGCGACGCCCCAAGCGGTCGCGTTGGTCCAGAAAGACCGCACGCTCAGTTACGAGTCCCTTTTCCAGCAGTGCGATGCCCTCGCTGCGGTGATCCGGCAGCATCTGCCGCGTGATCCCGCGCGGGCGGACCGCCTGCGCATCGGGGTGCACTTCCCCAGCAGCCTGGACTATGTGCCCCTGGCGCTGGCCACCCTGGCCGCCGGGGCCTGCTTTGTGCCCATCCCGGATGAACTGGCCGATGAGGAAAAGCGCGACCTCGCCACCCGCACCGGCATGGATGCCGTGCTGGTGCTGGAAACGCTGGCCGGCTGGCTGCCTGAGGGCACGCAAAAGCTGGGCGACTTCAGCGTGGCCGAACAAAAAGTGCTGATCCAGCGCCTGCCCGTCGCCACGTCCAGTTTCCCGGCGGCGGCGTTTGAAGGGATCAATCCCGCCTTCATCCGATTTAGCTCCGGCACCACGGGCAAATCGAAGGGCGTGCTGCTTTCCCACGAGTCCCTGCTGGAGCGCATCACCGCCGCCAATGAAGGCCTGCGCATCGGCCCGGGTGACCGCGTGCTGTGGGTGCTGCCCATGGCGCATCACTTTGCCGTCTCCATCGTCCTGTACCTCTACCACGGGGCCACGACCATCATCGAGGAAACCCACATGGGCGAGGACCTGCTGCGCGCGGGGGCAGAACAAAAGGCCACCGTCATGTACGGCAGCCCCGTGCACTACCGCCAGCTCGTGGAGGCACCGCCCGTGGGCGAGTGGACCACCCTGCGCCTGGCCGTGGCCACCGCCGCTGCGCTGGATGCTGCCACGGCGGAGAAATTCCGCGCCCGTTTTGGCCGTGATCTCGTGCAGGGCCTGGGCATCATCGAGCTGGGCCTGCCCGTGCTGAACCTTACAGGGGCTCAAGAGGCCCCCGAGGCCATCGGCCTGCCACTGAGCGCCTACGAATGCCTGCTGAAGGATGACACGGGCCGCGAACCGCCTGCGGGTGAGCCGGGTGAAATCTGCCTGCGTGGCAAGGGCATGTTCGATGCCTACCTGGACCCCTGGATGCCGCGCGCGGAAGCCCTGGATGCGGAAGGCTGGTTCGCCACAGGTGACCTGGGCCGCCGCGATGCTGCGGGCCGCGTGACCATCTGCGGGCGCAGGAAAACGCTGATCAATGTCGGGGGCATGAAGGTGTTCCCGGAGGAAGTGGAGCGCGTGCTGGATTGCCACCCGAAGGTGCAGCGCTCCCTCGTCGAGGCCCGCCTGCATCCGCTTTATGGGGAGGTGCCCATCGTGCGCTACATCGCCAGCCCCGAGGGTGCCCCCACCACGATGGAGCTGCGCAACCACTGCCGCGCCCACCTCGCCGGGTACAAGATCCCCCTGCTCTTCAGCGCCGTGCCGGAACTGCCCCTGACCGCCAGCGGCAAGTTGAAGCGCGCTTAA
- the dnaG gene encoding DNA primase translates to MPRIPEETLQQVLAATDIVDLVGRSVKLRRAGTNWVGLCPFHNEKSPSFNVRPSTNSYHCFGCGAGGNAFRFVMEHDGLTFMEAVKRLAEQAGIRIEEEVWDANAEAAAKLRSSLIRVHQEIATWYHQLLMKHPMADAARQYLKNRGISAEVAKRWKLGYAPPNTQPLREWAMKNKIGSGLLIEAGILATSEERGDAYPRFRHRLMFPICNDNGEVIAFSGRVLEADAKAAKYLNSPETPLFNKSKVLFGFDKSKRGISKAGQAIVCEGQIDTLMVYEAGFQNVVAGQGTAFTEFHAKALKRQADEIVLCYDSDNAGYKAAERAFQALAPYGLIVKVAMLPKGEDPDSYIRKEGVEAFGELVKHAKDFVDYQLASVGSRRDLTEMRERIKFAEEMAENVKLFDTPIAKQTTIQRVANSLGISEEIMRKLVTKAEKGLSNRNKKEVTNERAGEKLLAAQDATALMLCRLALSDPEILLWLREHGEQNVLHDLVGMELLSRVWLGDFEPANPDSFNTFLFTLDRDEEAALTQVQHMAPPPGKLVDAQHSLQILSLKCLKQQHQRLQTQLKHPNLDPQEVADLQRESLDLHRELTELQKVVAAAAKAPV, encoded by the coding sequence ATGCCTCGCATCCCGGAAGAAACCCTGCAGCAAGTGCTCGCCGCCACGGACATCGTGGACCTGGTGGGGCGCTCCGTGAAGCTGCGCCGGGCCGGGACGAACTGGGTGGGCCTGTGCCCCTTTCACAACGAAAAGTCCCCCTCCTTCAACGTCCGTCCCTCCACCAATTCCTACCATTGCTTCGGCTGTGGCGCGGGGGGGAATGCTTTCCGTTTTGTCATGGAGCACGATGGCCTCACCTTCATGGAGGCGGTGAAGCGGTTGGCGGAGCAGGCCGGCATCCGCATCGAGGAAGAAGTCTGGGACGCCAATGCCGAGGCCGCGGCCAAGCTGCGCAGCTCCCTCATCCGCGTGCATCAGGAGATCGCCACCTGGTATCACCAGTTGCTGATGAAGCACCCCATGGCCGATGCCGCCCGGCAGTACCTGAAAAACCGGGGCATCAGCGCCGAGGTGGCCAAACGCTGGAAGCTCGGCTACGCCCCGCCCAATACCCAGCCGCTGCGGGAATGGGCCATGAAAAACAAGATCGGCTCCGGCTTGCTCATCGAGGCCGGCATCCTGGCCACGAGTGAAGAACGCGGCGATGCCTACCCCCGCTTCCGCCACCGGCTGATGTTCCCCATCTGCAATGACAATGGCGAGGTCATCGCCTTCAGCGGACGTGTGCTGGAGGCCGATGCCAAGGCCGCCAAGTACCTGAACTCGCCCGAGACCCCGCTGTTCAACAAGAGCAAGGTCCTCTTCGGCTTCGACAAATCCAAACGCGGCATCTCCAAGGCAGGCCAGGCCATCGTCTGCGAAGGCCAGATTGACACCCTCATGGTCTATGAGGCCGGGTTTCAAAACGTGGTCGCAGGCCAGGGTACCGCCTTCACTGAATTCCACGCCAAAGCCCTGAAGCGCCAGGCCGATGAAATCGTGCTTTGTTATGACTCGGACAACGCTGGCTACAAGGCTGCCGAGCGCGCCTTCCAGGCCCTGGCCCCCTACGGCCTCATTGTCAAAGTGGCCATGCTGCCGAAGGGCGAAGACCCCGACTCCTACATCCGCAAGGAAGGTGTGGAGGCCTTTGGCGAACTCGTCAAACATGCCAAGGACTTCGTGGATTACCAGCTCGCCAGCGTCGGCTCCCGCCGTGACCTGACCGAGATGCGAGAGCGCATCAAGTTCGCCGAAGAGATGGCGGAAAACGTCAAGCTCTTCGACACGCCCATTGCCAAGCAGACCACCATCCAGCGGGTGGCCAACAGCCTGGGCATCTCCGAGGAAATCATGCGCAAGCTGGTGACCAAGGCCGAAAAGGGCCTGAGCAACCGTAACAAGAAGGAAGTAACCAACGAACGCGCGGGGGAAAAGCTGCTGGCTGCGCAGGATGCCACCGCCCTCATGCTCTGCCGCCTGGCCCTTTCCGATCCCGAAATCCTGCTCTGGCTGCGCGAACATGGCGAACAAAATGTGCTGCATGACCTCGTCGGCATGGAGCTTTTGTCACGCGTCTGGTTAGGCGACTTCGAGCCCGCGAACCCGGATTCCTTCAACACCTTCCTCTTCACCCTCGACCGGGACGAAGAGGCCGCACTGACCCAGGTGCAGCACATGGCCCCGCCTCCGGGCAAGCTGGTGGATGCGCAGCACTCCCTGCAAATCCTGTCGCTGAAATGCCTGAAGCAGCAGCACCAGCGCCTGCAGACCCAGCTCAAGCACCCGAACCTGGATCCCCAGGAAGTGGCCGATCTCCAGCGAGAAAGCCTCGACCTCCACCGCGAACTCACCGAGCTGCAAAAGGTCGTCGCCGCAGCCGCCAAGGCCCCGGTTTAG
- a CDS encoding MFS transporter, translating into MPLNARLFIWFRLLFNCRFYYPIFTVLFLDLGLSIGEFAALNVVWAITIVLLEVPSGALADQFGRRPLIVAAGWLMVAEMGVLCLMPVGNHDVVLWLFVLNRILSGAAEAAASGADEALTYDSLPEAERPVLWPKVMAQLSRAMALGFIVSSVSGGLLYDHGKVSAALAWLGLGEVPRAWTMKIPLGLNFLTGIACLLVTLRMTEPATAIVARTGGWLHEARLAFARILETGRWIWRTEAAFTLILLGVVFDSIIRLFLTVSSNFYRLVGITEAWYGIIGTVASLLGLATAGLMERMSTQGSQRSNFTWLAVMTLVGLLFAACPQPGFLGVALVVPLMLAMRFLQFFLSYYLNDIVDSARRATALSFRGLTMNLAYGVMTLLFGWHTQWLQKDLALPSGDLRIFATSLTWWPGWFLGTLALSLLWLRLRRKARA; encoded by the coding sequence ATGCCTCTCAATGCCCGTCTTTTCATCTGGTTCCGGCTGCTGTTTAACTGCCGCTTCTACTACCCCATCTTCACCGTCCTGTTTCTGGACCTGGGGCTGAGCATTGGCGAATTCGCCGCGCTGAATGTCGTTTGGGCCATCACCATCGTCCTGCTGGAGGTGCCCTCCGGGGCCCTGGCAGACCAGTTTGGCCGCCGCCCGCTCATCGTCGCCGCAGGCTGGCTGATGGTGGCGGAGATGGGCGTGCTGTGCCTCATGCCCGTGGGGAATCACGATGTCGTCCTGTGGCTGTTTGTGCTGAACCGCATCCTCAGCGGGGCTGCTGAAGCGGCCGCCAGCGGGGCGGACGAAGCCCTGACCTATGACTCCCTGCCGGAGGCGGAACGCCCGGTGCTGTGGCCAAAGGTCATGGCCCAGCTCAGCCGCGCCATGGCCCTGGGATTCATCGTCTCCTCCGTCAGCGGCGGTCTGCTCTATGACCATGGCAAAGTCAGCGCCGCGCTCGCGTGGCTGGGCCTGGGGGAGGTGCCCCGCGCCTGGACCATGAAGATCCCCCTGGGGCTAAATTTCCTCACCGGCATCGCCTGCCTGCTGGTGACCCTGCGCATGACGGAACCCGCCACGGCCATCGTCGCGCGCACCGGCGGCTGGCTGCATGAGGCCCGGCTGGCCTTTGCGCGCATTTTGGAAACCGGGCGCTGGATCTGGCGCACAGAGGCCGCCTTCACGCTCATCCTCCTCGGCGTCGTCTTTGACAGCATCATCCGCCTCTTCCTCACCGTCTCCAGCAACTTCTACCGCCTCGTCGGCATCACGGAGGCTTGGTATGGCATCATCGGCACGGTGGCTTCGCTCCTGGGCCTGGCCACGGCGGGGCTGATGGAGCGCATGTCCACCCAGGGCAGCCAGCGGTCGAATTTCACCTGGCTGGCCGTCATGACCCTGGTGGGCCTGCTTTTCGCCGCCTGTCCGCAGCCCGGTTTTCTGGGCGTGGCCCTGGTGGTGCCGCTGATGCTGGCCATGCGCTTCCTGCAGTTCTTTCTCTCCTATTACCTGAATGACATTGTGGACTCCGCCCGCCGCGCCACTGCTCTCAGCTTTCGCGGCCTGACGATGAACCTCGCCTATGGCGTGATGACGCTGCTCTTTGGCTGGCACACCCAGTGGTTGCAAAAGGACCTCGCGCTGCCTTCGGGGGATCTGCGCATCTTCGCCACTAGCCTCACGTGGTGGCCGGGCTGGTTTTTGGGCACCCTGGCGCTGTCCCTCCTGTGGCTGCGCCTGCGGCGGAAAGCGCGGGCGTAG
- a CDS encoding sterol desaturase family protein produces the protein MSPSLKNTLVGLILLAVLFLIVERVLGKARGPLLRRGWLTDVAYFFFTPFVTRVLSKGGLILPAVLLVWCGVASAEDFRQQTYAGFGPLARQPLWLQAIEIYVLADFLAYWSHRLFHGGRWWPFHAVHHSSEDLDWLSSIRVHPVNDLVNKFIQVTPLLLLGFNPWVTLSTAPFFTLYAIFLHARVDWDFGPLRYVIATPMFHRWHHSRLREAWDKNFAGLFPFWDLFFGTFFMPRGRVPEDFGVAGGFPQDMAGQLWEPVRRLLPNQKSRHEEVEASSH, from the coding sequence ATGTCACCTTCGCTGAAAAATACCCTGGTCGGGCTGATCCTCCTCGCCGTCCTCTTCCTCATTGTGGAGCGTGTGCTGGGCAAGGCGCGCGGGCCGCTGCTGCGCCGGGGCTGGCTGACGGACGTGGCGTATTTCTTTTTCACACCTTTTGTTACGCGGGTGCTTTCCAAAGGCGGGCTCATCCTGCCTGCCGTGCTGCTGGTGTGGTGCGGGGTGGCCAGTGCGGAGGACTTTCGCCAGCAGACCTACGCGGGCTTTGGCCCCCTGGCTAGGCAGCCCTTATGGCTGCAAGCGATCGAGATCTACGTGCTGGCAGATTTCCTGGCTTACTGGAGCCATCGCCTCTTCCACGGCGGGCGCTGGTGGCCCTTCCATGCGGTGCATCACAGCTCGGAAGATCTGGATTGGCTGAGCAGCATCCGGGTGCATCCGGTGAATGATCTGGTGAACAAATTCATCCAGGTCACGCCTCTCCTGCTGCTGGGATTCAACCCCTGGGTCACGCTGTCCACCGCGCCCTTTTTCACCCTCTACGCCATCTTCCTGCATGCGCGGGTGGACTGGGACTTCGGGCCGCTGCGTTACGTCATCGCCACGCCGATGTTTCATCGCTGGCATCACAGCCGTCTGCGCGAGGCCTGGGACAAAAACTTCGCGGGCCTCTTCCCCTTTTGGGATCTGTTCTTTGGCACCTTCTTCATGCCCCGTGGTCGCGTGCCGGAGGACTTTGGTGTGGCCGGAGGATTCCCCCAGGACATGGCGGGCCAGCTTTGGGAACCGGTGCGGCGGCTTTTGCCTAACCAAAAGAGCCGACATGAAGAGGTGGAGGCATCTTCACATTAG
- a CDS encoding lipid-binding SYLF domain-containing protein, producing MKNTFLPLAAAFTLLTPMMTMAGPKEDEQVRQAAAVMNRFKSMPETEIPQHVLRHAKGLAIVTMTKGGFMWSGKVGQGVVVARNGRSWSGPSFIGTGGVGFGPQIGGQVTEFIFVLNTPEAVRAFSNDANVQLGGALSVAAGPVGRSAEAGVTPNAAVYAYSRSQGLFAGVSLEGTVIATKKKANQRYYNRPVEASTILAGKVRAPASASQLRRTL from the coding sequence ATGAAAAACACATTCCTCCCTCTTGCTGCTGCCTTCACCTTGCTGACTCCGATGATGACGATGGCAGGTCCCAAAGAAGACGAACAGGTGCGCCAGGCGGCGGCGGTGATGAACCGCTTTAAGTCGATGCCTGAAACCGAAATCCCCCAGCACGTGCTGCGCCATGCCAAAGGCCTGGCTATCGTGACGATGACCAAAGGTGGCTTCATGTGGTCGGGCAAAGTGGGCCAGGGCGTCGTCGTGGCCCGCAATGGTCGTAGCTGGTCCGGCCCCTCCTTCATCGGCACCGGTGGTGTCGGCTTTGGTCCCCAGATCGGTGGTCAGGTCACCGAGTTCATCTTCGTGCTGAACACGCCCGAAGCCGTGCGCGCTTTCTCGAATGACGCCAATGTCCAGCTCGGCGGTGCCCTCAGCGTCGCTGCCGGTCCCGTGGGCCGCAGTGCGGAAGCAGGCGTCACGCCCAATGCCGCTGTGTATGCCTACAGCCGCAGCCAGGGCCTCTTTGCCGGGGTCTCCCTGGAAGGCACGGTGATCGCCACCAAGAAGAAGGCCAACCAGCGCTACTACAATCGCCCGGTGGAAGCCTCCACCATCCTGGCCGGCAAGGTCCGCGCCCCCGCCAGCGCCAGCCAGCTCCGCCGCACCCTGTAA
- a CDS encoding TIM barrel protein — protein MNRRSFFRSSTALAAASAGATLAPRASAAVIDKAAADPAYKIKNSGIKHTLMGWCWKPMDTLVLAQHAKDIGLVGIEGIDKKYYPDMKKLGLGISLVGSHGFAKGPCNPENRDFVIKSLTEGIDLASDVGCKKVITFTGMSFEGMDRDKAIQDCLDTWKAVLPHAEKKGITLVLEHLNSRDSSHPMKGHPGYFGDDVDFCVDLIKQIGSPNFKLLFDIYHVSIMNGDVIRRMRQHKDYIGHLHTAGNPGRCELDENQEINYPAIMKAALEIGYHDYVAHEFIPTWDDPILALRHACMVCDV, from the coding sequence ATGAACCGCCGCTCCTTTTTCCGTTCCTCCACCGCCCTGGCCGCTGCCTCTGCGGGGGCCACCCTCGCGCCACGTGCCTCCGCCGCCGTCATTGACAAAGCGGCGGCAGATCCCGCCTACAAGATCAAGAACAGCGGCATCAAGCACACCCTCATGGGCTGGTGCTGGAAGCCGATGGACACGCTCGTTTTGGCCCAACATGCCAAGGACATCGGGCTGGTGGGCATCGAGGGCATCGACAAAAAATACTACCCGGATATGAAGAAACTGGGCCTGGGCATCAGCCTCGTGGGCTCGCATGGTTTTGCCAAAGGGCCCTGCAACCCGGAGAACCGCGACTTCGTCATCAAGAGCCTCACCGAAGGCATTGATCTGGCCTCCGATGTGGGCTGCAAAAAGGTCATCACCTTCACCGGCATGAGCTTTGAAGGCATGGACCGCGACAAGGCCATCCAAGACTGTCTGGACACCTGGAAGGCGGTGCTGCCCCATGCGGAAAAGAAGGGCATCACGCTGGTGCTGGAGCACCTGAACAGCCGAGATAGCAGTCACCCCATGAAAGGCCACCCCGGCTACTTCGGCGATGACGTGGACTTCTGCGTGGACCTCATCAAGCAGATCGGCAGCCCCAACTTCAAGCTGCTGTTCGACATCTACCACGTCAGCATCATGAATGGCGATGTCATCCGCCGCATGCGCCAGCACAAGGATTACATCGGCCACCTGCACACCGCCGGCAATCCTGGCCGCTGCGAGCTGGACGAGAACCAGGAGATCAACTACCCCGCCATCATGAAGGCCGCCCTCGAGATCGGCTACCACGACTACGTCGCCCATGAGTTCATCCCCACCTGGGACGATCCCATCCTGGCCCTGAGGCATGCCTGCATGGTGTGTGATGTTTAA
- a CDS encoding MFS transporter, with protein MSSPKAPSSTGRNMALIAAFLGWLFDGFEMGLFPLIGKPALQDLLASRIAPELMTATLDRWFSVIIATFLVGAATGGVFFGWLGDRIGRVKAMSFSIFTYAIFTGLCGFATEAWHVAILRFIASLGMGGEWALGVALVNELWTKGNRAFVAGAIGAAANIGYLLVAGLSLGMNTFIGTMRSWTLALGGSENLANYLLDHQAWRFLMIIGALPALIIFLIRIFVPESDKWEEEKASGKTSHWSTVDLNGVLIGAIAAMVIIWSWSPMGIDAGVTTVVAALITVTCFAIVVWGYLLPVRRYLGRAESAGSITEQSRITIRRNLILGATLAGIALLGTWGAAQQSAKWSSSSELNANGYTNVAQFTQIATSLGAILFAFIAPVIANILNRRQTYFLMCVAALGSALLFYKTNTIIGPWFFATAFLMGGLTASFYGFFPLYLPELFPTSVRATGQGFCFNVGRIIAAIGGLQIANLVGVFGSSANAYSALCAIYIAGMLLVWFAPETKGKALA; from the coding sequence ATGTCCTCCCCCAAAGCTCCTTCCTCCACAGGCCGCAACATGGCCCTCATTGCTGCTTTCCTGGGCTGGCTGTTTGATGGATTTGAAATGGGGCTGTTTCCGCTCATCGGCAAACCGGCGCTGCAGGACCTGCTGGCCTCCCGCATCGCCCCGGAGCTGATGACGGCGACTCTGGACCGTTGGTTCAGCGTGATCATCGCCACCTTCCTCGTCGGCGCGGCGACGGGCGGTGTGTTCTTTGGCTGGCTGGGCGACCGCATCGGCCGGGTGAAGGCCATGTCGTTTTCCATTTTCACGTACGCCATTTTTACGGGTCTGTGCGGCTTTGCCACCGAGGCTTGGCATGTGGCCATCCTGCGCTTCATCGCCTCCCTGGGCATGGGTGGCGAGTGGGCCCTGGGGGTGGCCTTGGTGAACGAACTTTGGACCAAGGGCAACCGCGCGTTTGTAGCCGGAGCCATCGGTGCGGCGGCCAATATCGGCTACCTGCTGGTGGCTGGGCTGAGCCTGGGCATGAACACCTTCATCGGCACCATGCGTAGCTGGACGCTGGCCCTGGGCGGCTCTGAAAATCTGGCGAACTATCTGCTAGACCACCAGGCCTGGCGCTTCCTCATGATCATCGGCGCGCTGCCTGCACTGATCATCTTCCTGATCCGAATCTTTGTGCCAGAATCCGACAAGTGGGAAGAAGAGAAGGCCTCCGGCAAGACCAGTCACTGGAGCACGGTGGATCTCAATGGCGTGCTCATCGGTGCCATCGCCGCCATGGTCATCATCTGGTCTTGGTCGCCCATGGGCATCGATGCCGGGGTCACCACGGTGGTCGCCGCACTGATCACGGTCACCTGCTTTGCCATCGTGGTGTGGGGCTACCTGCTGCCCGTGCGTCGTTACCTGGGCCGTGCAGAAAGCGCCGGCAGCATCACGGAGCAGAGCCGCATCACCATCCGGCGGAATTTGATCCTGGGCGCAACTCTCGCAGGCATCGCCCTGCTGGGTACCTGGGGCGCAGCGCAGCAGAGTGCGAAGTGGTCCAGTTCGTCCGAACTGAATGCCAATGGCTACACCAACGTGGCCCAGTTCACCCAGATCGCCACCTCCCTGGGGGCCATCCTGTTTGCCTTCATCGCCCCGGTCATCGCCAATATCCTGAACCGCCGCCAGACCTACTTCCTCATGTGCGTGGCCGCCCTCGGCTCCGCCCTGCTTTTCTACAAGACGAACACCATCATTGGCCCCTGGTTCTTTGCCACGGCCTTCCTCATGGGCGGCCTCACTGCGAGCTTCTATGGCTTCTTCCCGCTGTATCTGCCGGAGCTTTTCCCGACGAGCGTGCGCGCCACCGGCCAGGGTTTCTGCTTCAATGTGGGCCGCATCATCGCTGCCATCGGCGGTCTGCAGATCGCCAACCTGGTGGGCGTGTTCGGCTCCTCGGCGAATGCTTACTCCGCCCTCTGCGCGATCTACATTGCCGGGATGCTGCTGGTGTGGTTCGCCCCGGAGACGAAGGGTAAAGCGCTGGCTTGA